The following are encoded in a window of Flavobacterium cupriresistens genomic DNA:
- a CDS encoding type 1 glutamine amidotransferase domain-containing protein, which translates to MKKIVLLAIIAITAGSLSVTAQKSNKKGTKKVLFVVTSNDKLGNTGEKTGFWSEEFAAPYYELLDKGIEITIASPLGGQPPIDPKSADPASATEDTKRFDADKVLQEKLKKTHKLSTINQADYDAVFYPGGHGPLWDLVEDKSSIALIESFYTHKKPVAFVCHAPAVLKNVKVKGQYLVKDKKVTGFTNEEEAAVGLSKVVPFLLEDALTQNGAKFSKAGNWQPYAVEDGLLITGQNPASSKLVAGKLLEQLNVKK; encoded by the coding sequence ATGAAAAAAATAGTTTTACTCGCGATTATAGCAATCACGGCTGGCAGTCTTTCTGTTACAGCTCAAAAATCAAATAAAAAAGGAACAAAAAAAGTGCTGTTTGTTGTGACCAGCAACGATAAACTAGGAAACACCGGAGAAAAAACCGGATTCTGGTCAGAAGAGTTTGCCGCACCTTATTATGAACTACTGGACAAGGGTATTGAAATTACAATTGCTTCTCCTCTTGGAGGCCAGCCCCCAATTGATCCGAAAAGTGCTGACCCGGCTTCGGCAACAGAAGACACTAAGAGATTTGACGCTGATAAGGTCTTACAGGAAAAATTAAAAAAGACACATAAACTTTCCACGATAAATCAGGCAGATTACGATGCTGTATTTTATCCGGGAGGTCATGGTCCACTGTGGGATTTGGTGGAGGACAAAAGTTCTATTGCTTTAATCGAGTCTTTTTATACGCATAAAAAACCAGTAGCTTTTGTTTGTCATGCTCCGGCTGTTTTGAAAAACGTAAAAGTAAAAGGGCAATATCTGGTAAAAGATAAAAAAGTAACGGGTTTTACCAATGAAGAAGAAGCTGCAGTTGGTCTGTCGAAAGTAGTTCCTTTTCTATTGGAAGATGCTTTAACACAAAACGGAGCAAAATTTTCGAAAGCAGGAAACTGGCAACCGTATGCAGTAGAAGACGGTCTTTTGATTACAGGTCAAAATCCTGCTTCGTCTAAATTGGTAGCCGGAAAATTATTAGAACAATTAAACGTTAAGAAGTAA
- a CDS encoding iron-containing alcohol dehydrogenase has product MLNFELYNPTNLIFGKGQIEKLSTLVPKDAKILLAYGGGSIFKNGIHEQVLQNLKGFQIVEFGGIEPNPHFETLMKAVDVIKAEKIDFILAVGGGSVIDGVKFISAAVNFDGNPIDILQKRLLIKENAVPFGTVLTLPATGSEMNSGAVVTIQSTQEKLAFGGSALFPKFSICDPTVIASLPKRQLQNGVVDAYTHVMEQYLTYPHEGYLQDRIAEGILQTLIEVGPKVVENPTDYALASNFMWSCTMALNGLIQKGVPSDWATHMIGHELTALYGIDHARTLAIIGPSLYHVMFDTKKEKLAQYGRRIFNLSGTDDEVAKEAINHTVAFFHTMGMDTKLSQYTNDYDKTADFIVNRFDERGWKGLGEKQLITLEKVKSIVEMSY; this is encoded by the coding sequence ATGTTAAACTTTGAATTATACAATCCGACGAATTTGATCTTCGGAAAAGGGCAAATAGAAAAACTTTCAACCTTAGTTCCAAAAGACGCTAAAATCCTTTTGGCTTACGGAGGGGGAAGTATCTTTAAAAACGGAATTCACGAACAGGTACTCCAGAATTTGAAAGGTTTTCAAATCGTAGAATTTGGCGGAATAGAACCCAATCCACATTTTGAAACTTTAATGAAAGCGGTTGACGTTATTAAAGCGGAGAAAATAGATTTCATACTTGCCGTTGGGGGTGGTTCTGTCATTGATGGGGTAAAATTTATTTCGGCTGCAGTGAACTTCGACGGAAATCCGATTGATATTTTGCAAAAACGTCTTTTAATAAAAGAGAACGCGGTACCATTTGGAACCGTTCTAACCTTACCGGCAACGGGAAGTGAAATGAATTCAGGAGCTGTAGTAACGATTCAATCCACACAGGAGAAACTGGCTTTTGGCGGAAGTGCTTTATTTCCAAAATTTTCTATTTGTGATCCGACTGTTATTGCTTCTTTACCAAAAAGACAATTGCAAAACGGTGTGGTAGATGCTTACACTCACGTTATGGAGCAATACCTGACCTACCCACACGAAGGTTATTTGCAAGACCGAATTGCAGAGGGAATTTTGCAGACTTTAATTGAAGTTGGTCCAAAAGTGGTAGAAAATCCAACCGATTATGCTTTGGCTTCCAACTTTATGTGGAGCTGTACCATGGCTTTAAACGGCTTGATTCAAAAAGGAGTTCCTTCTGATTGGGCTACGCATATGATTGGTCACGAATTAACCGCTTTGTATGGTATCGATCATGCCAGAACTTTAGCGATTATAGGCCCAAGTTTATACCATGTAATGTTTGACACCAAAAAAGAAAAACTGGCACAATACGGAAGACGTATTTTTAACTTAAGCGGTACTGATGACGAAGTCGCTAAAGAAGCGATTAATCATACGGTAGCGTTCTTTCATACTATGGGAATGGATACCAAACTGTCACAATACACCAACGATTATGATAAAACCGCTGATTTCATTGTAAACCGTTTTGATGAAAGAGGCTGGAAAGGTTTAGGTGAAAAACAATTGATCACGCTGGAAAAGGTTAAATCTATTGTGGAGATGAGTTATTAG
- a CDS encoding NAD(P)H-dependent glycerol-3-phosphate dehydrogenase yields the protein MSENLKFAVIGGGSWATAIVKMLCVNLSEISWYMRNDAAIEHIQKYKHNPNYLSSVEFDTQKLKLTNNINEAVAYADYIIFAIPSAFLDAELKNLTVSLADKIIFSAIKGIVPETSLIVGEHFHIQYDIPYYNIGVITGPCHAEEVALERLSYLTIACGDPDKAKNVATYLSGNYIKAKISDDIIGTEYAAMLKNIYAIAAGIAHGLGYGDNFQSVMMSNGIREMKKFIRKVHKMKRNINDSAYLGDLLVTGYSVFSRNRMFGNMIGKGYTVKSAMMEMSMVAEGYYATKSAYKLNQGYGAKTPIIDAVYAVLYEGKDAKSVFKKLTESLD from the coding sequence ATGAGCGAAAATTTAAAGTTTGCCGTAATTGGAGGAGGAAGCTGGGCAACAGCAATTGTAAAGATGCTTTGCGTAAATCTTTCTGAAATTTCGTGGTACATGCGTAATGATGCTGCTATAGAGCACATTCAAAAATACAAACACAATCCAAATTATTTAAGTTCGGTTGAATTTGACACCCAAAAACTTAAATTAACCAATAATATAAATGAAGCGGTTGCTTACGCAGATTATATAATTTTTGCTATTCCATCTGCTTTTTTGGATGCGGAACTTAAAAATCTTACCGTTTCTCTGGCTGATAAAATCATTTTTTCTGCTATTAAAGGTATTGTTCCGGAAACCAGTTTAATTGTTGGAGAACATTTCCACATTCAATACGACATTCCTTATTACAATATCGGTGTTATTACCGGTCCTTGTCATGCTGAAGAAGTAGCATTAGAAAGACTTTCGTACTTAACTATTGCCTGTGGAGACCCGGATAAAGCCAAAAACGTAGCTACATATCTTTCCGGAAACTATATCAAAGCCAAAATTTCAGACGACATTATCGGAACGGAATATGCTGCAATGCTTAAAAACATTTACGCTATTGCTGCCGGAATTGCGCACGGTCTTGGTTATGGTGATAATTTCCAATCGGTTATGATGAGTAACGGAATCCGCGAAATGAAAAAATTCATCCGAAAAGTACACAAAATGAAACGTAATATCAATGACTCTGCCTATTTAGGAGATTTATTAGTTACAGGATACTCTGTTTTCTCGAGAAACAGAATGTTCGGAAATATGATCGGAAAAGGATACACGGTAAAAAGCGCCATGATGGAAATGAGCATGGTAGCAGAAGGTTATTACGCCACCAAAAGTGCTTATAAACTAAATCAGGGTTACGGTGCCAAAACACCTATTATAGACGCTGTTTATGCCGTATTATACGAAGGAAAAGATGCTAAGTCGGTTTTTAAGAAACTAACGGAATCTTTGGATTAA
- the pheS gene encoding phenylalanine--tRNA ligase subunit alpha: protein MIDKIKEYIGEAEAFSTENAAELEAFRIKFLGKKGVLNDFFAEFKNVPNDQKKEFGQVINGLKTAAEDKVKAIVESLESKEEAKGVFGDLTRAAEPVIIGSRHPISIVKNQIIDIFANIGFNVSEGPEIEDDWHNFTALNLPEYHPARDMQDTFFIQTNPDVLLRTHTSSVQVRYMENHKPPIRTISPGRVFRNEAISSRSHCIFHQVEGLYIDKNVSFADLKQTLLYFTKEMFGKSKIRLRPSYFPFTEPSAEIDIYWGLKTETDYRITKGTGWLEIGGCGMVDPNVLKNCDINPDEYNGFAFGMGVERIAMLLYQIGDIRMFYENDVRFLEQFKSNI, encoded by the coding sequence ATGATAGATAAGATAAAAGAGTATATCGGCGAAGCAGAAGCCTTTTCGACAGAAAACGCTGCAGAGCTGGAAGCATTCCGTATTAAATTCTTAGGAAAAAAGGGAGTTTTAAACGACTTTTTTGCTGAATTTAAAAACGTGCCAAACGACCAAAAGAAAGAATTCGGACAAGTTATTAATGGATTAAAAACAGCTGCTGAAGATAAAGTAAAAGCAATTGTGGAATCATTAGAAAGCAAAGAAGAAGCTAAAGGTGTTTTTGGTGATTTAACGCGTGCGGCAGAACCGGTGATTATTGGTTCACGTCACCCGATTTCGATTGTTAAAAATCAGATTATTGATATTTTTGCGAATATAGGTTTTAACGTTTCTGAAGGCCCGGAAATCGAAGATGACTGGCATAACTTTACGGCTTTAAACCTGCCGGAATACCATCCGGCACGTGATATGCAGGATACCTTTTTCATTCAGACTAATCCTGATGTGTTGTTGCGTACCCATACGTCATCTGTTCAGGTGCGTTATATGGAAAATCATAAACCGCCGATCCGTACGATTTCTCCGGGGCGTGTTTTCCGTAATGAAGCAATTTCATCCCGTTCACACTGTATTTTTCACCAGGTGGAAGGATTGTATATTGACAAAAACGTTTCTTTTGCAGACCTGAAACAAACCTTATTGTATTTCACAAAAGAGATGTTCGGAAAGTCAAAAATTCGTTTGCGTCCGTCGTACTTCCCTTTTACAGAACCTAGTGCCGAGATCGATATCTATTGGGGTTTAAAAACCGAAACAGATTATCGTATCACCAAAGGAACCGGTTGGTTGGAAATTGGAGGATGTGGAATGGTGGATCCTAATGTTCTTAAAAACTGTGACATCAATCCTGATGAATACAACGGTTTTGCATTCGGAATGGGAGTAGAGCGTATTGCGATGTTGTTGTATCAAATTGGCGATATTCGTATGTTCTATGAGAATGATGTTCGTTTCTTAGAGCAATTTAAATCAAACATATAA
- a CDS encoding CvpA family protein, giving the protein MSFLDIILGALLAFSLYKGIKNGLFVEIASFISLLLGIYLAMKFSSLMRDMIAKHVSWNPTNIQVTAFILTFILVVVGVYLLAKFLTGIADFAQLGLVNKLGGGFFRILKTILIVSIVIALFEKVNFNNTFAKKETLDQSIFYNPIKKVAAFVYPSIEKWYETFKENHKEGNQEKPSTESEKE; this is encoded by the coding sequence ATGAGTTTTTTAGATATTATTTTGGGAGCCCTTTTGGCTTTTAGTTTATACAAGGGTATTAAAAATGGACTTTTTGTAGAAATCGCTTCTTTCATTTCTTTATTGTTGGGAATTTATTTAGCTATGAAATTCTCTTCTTTAATGAGAGATATGATTGCCAAACATGTAAGCTGGAATCCCACTAATATTCAAGTTACCGCTTTTATTCTGACTTTCATTTTAGTAGTGGTAGGTGTTTACTTGTTGGCCAAATTCTTAACCGGAATTGCTGATTTTGCTCAACTGGGATTAGTCAATAAATTGGGTGGTGGTTTTTTTAGAATTCTAAAAACCATTCTTATCGTAAGTATCGTTATTGCTCTATTTGAAAAAGTAAACTTCAACAACACTTTTGCAAAAAAAGAAACTTTAGACCAATCTATTTTTTACAACCCGATTAAAAAAGTAGCGGCTTTTGTCTATCCATCAATTGAAAAATGGTACGAGACTTTTAAAGAAAACCACAAAGAAGGCAATCAGGAAAAGCCTTCAACGGAATCTGAAAAAGAATAA
- a CDS encoding helix-turn-helix domain-containing protein, with translation MLYLAGIIITAFLVFILISKKNKSNPDKILALWLFFTGFHLSLFYLHFNDHYIKFPFLLGLELPMPLVQGPFLYWYTTALTNPNQKRKYAFLHFIPFLIAFLVLTPFFNLPFEKKISIFRNGGKGYEDLITILYASILLSGITYALLCLKELSKHRKNITNQFSFTEKINLTWLRYLILGSSFIWLVVIFSNDRYIFSVVVFYLFFIGYFGIKQVGIFTNQPLAVNNPAENATVETETTENQLEKIKYEKSGLSVTELQSIHQKLTTIMREEKQYKNPDLTLTELSQTLNVHPNILSQVINSVEQKNFYDYINCQRVEEFKQLIQLPENQKYTFLSLAFECGFNSKTAFNRNFKKATGLSPSAYLK, from the coding sequence ATGTTGTATTTGGCAGGCATCATAATTACTGCTTTTTTGGTTTTTATTCTGATTAGCAAAAAAAACAAAAGCAATCCGGACAAGATTCTGGCGCTTTGGTTGTTTTTTACCGGTTTTCATTTGTCTTTATTTTATCTGCATTTTAATGACCATTACATCAAATTCCCTTTTTTATTAGGGCTTGAACTTCCTATGCCTTTGGTTCAGGGTCCCTTTTTATATTGGTATACTACGGCTTTGACCAATCCAAATCAGAAAAGAAAATATGCTTTTTTACACTTCATCCCGTTTCTGATTGCGTTTCTGGTCCTGACTCCTTTTTTCAATTTACCGTTTGAAAAAAAGATCAGCATTTTTAGAAATGGAGGAAAAGGTTATGAAGATTTGATCACGATTTTATATGCTTCAATCTTACTTTCGGGAATTACTTATGCCTTGCTTTGCTTAAAGGAACTTTCAAAACACCGAAAAAACATCACCAATCAATTCTCCTTTACGGAAAAAATCAATTTGACCTGGCTGCGTTATCTCATTTTAGGTTCCAGTTTTATTTGGCTCGTTGTCATTTTCTCTAACGATCGGTACATTTTTTCCGTCGTGGTTTTTTATCTTTTTTTCATTGGTTATTTTGGAATCAAACAAGTCGGAATTTTCACCAATCAGCCTTTAGCAGTAAACAACCCTGCAGAAAACGCTACTGTTGAAACTGAGACAACAGAAAATCAACTGGAAAAAATTAAATATGAAAAATCAGGTTTAAGTGTTACTGAACTTCAATCCATCCATCAAAAACTAACAACCATTATGCGAGAGGAAAAACAGTATAAAAATCCTGATTTAACTTTAACCGAATTGTCCCAAACGCTAAATGTACACCCCAACATTCTTTCGCAAGTCATCAATTCTGTTGAGCAAAAAAATTTCTACGATTACATCAACTGTCAGCGTGTTGAAGAATTCAAACAGCTGATTCAATTACCCGAAAATCAAAAATACACTTTCCTGTCTTTGGCTTTCGAATGCGGGTTTAATTCTAAGACGGCATTCAATCGCAATTTCAAAAAAGCAACCGGGCTTTCTCCTTCAGCCTATTTAAAATAA
- a CDS encoding alpha/beta hydrolase produces MKSTVIYSLTLAVSLFLFLGCEQENYINDPGNLVPKTVDQDPTLPSISVNGTQLHAETFGNPNNPIVIFLHGGPGSDYRNGLNTKQLADDGYYVVFYDQRGSGLSKRHDKKSYSIQLVLDDLTAVIKYYRTSPDQKIFLFGHSWGAMLAAAYVNSYPDRIDGVILAEPGGLTKKLLDDYGEMSRKMDLFSEATNNLFYLDQFLSGKENQHEILDYKFGISTSFSYAKGNKEGIPGPSPFWRIGTTVLESFSDIYENDGFDFTRNLKQYQPPVLFLYGELNQSYGFGFAQKEAAFFNTATISEVKDTGHEMIYFKWDKVHPLVLNYLNALN; encoded by the coding sequence ATGAAAAGTACCGTAATTTATTCCCTCACATTAGCCGTTTCTCTTTTTCTTTTTTTAGGCTGCGAACAGGAAAATTATATTAATGACCCCGGAAATCTGGTTCCAAAAACCGTTGATCAGGACCCCACTCTTCCCTCCATTTCTGTTAATGGAACACAGTTACACGCCGAGACTTTTGGAAATCCCAACAATCCGATTGTTATTTTTTTACACGGCGGACCCGGCTCAGACTACAGAAATGGTCTTAACACAAAACAACTTGCCGACGATGGTTATTATGTAGTATTCTATGACCAAAGAGGTTCCGGATTATCGAAAAGACATGATAAAAAAAGCTATTCTATACAATTGGTTTTAGATGATCTTACTGCGGTTATTAAATATTATCGAACCAGTCCTGATCAGAAAATTTTCTTATTCGGACATTCGTGGGGCGCGATGCTTGCCGCGGCTTATGTAAATTCTTATCCCGATCGGATCGATGGTGTAATACTGGCGGAGCCAGGCGGACTTACTAAAAAACTACTGGATGATTATGGCGAAATGAGTCGAAAAATGGATTTATTTTCTGAAGCAACAAACAATTTATTTTACCTCGATCAGTTCTTATCCGGCAAAGAAAACCAACACGAAATACTCGATTACAAATTCGGTATTTCCACCAGTTTTTCATACGCCAAAGGCAATAAGGAAGGCATTCCCGGTCCATCACCCTTTTGGCGAATCGGAACTACTGTTTTAGAAAGTTTTTCAGATATTTATGAAAATGACGGTTTTGATTTCACTAGAAATCTCAAACAATACCAACCTCCAGTGCTGTTTTTATACGGAGAACTTAATCAATCTTACGGTTTTGGTTTTGCGCAAAAAGAAGCTGCTTTCTTTAATACCGCAACCATATCCGAAGTAAAAGATACAGGTCATGAGATGATCTACTTTAAATGGGATAAGGTACATCCTTTAGTATTGAATTATTTAAACGCTTTAAACTAG